In Chryseobacterium sp., the genomic window TTGTTTCTTTTAATGGAGTATTACAGAATAACTTATCTAAAAAAATATTTCCCACAGATTTCTCTAATTATGCGGATATTGGGATCGGTAAAATCAGTGACACCTGTGGGAATATTTTAACTGCTCATCTTTCTTATCTTTCAGATGCTGAACAATTACATATCATTATATGACTGCATTTCCTTCGACACCGTCAGAATTATCTGTTTTATTTCCTGTAATCGCAGCAGCAACAAAACTAAACAGGCTTACCAGTTTTCCTGCTTTCGTATCCCAGTAATACGTTTCTTTAGGTTCTACGCGGATAATCGTAACATTAGGGTCATCTTTTCCGTCAAACCAGGCTTTTGCCAGGGGTGACCATTTTTCCTCGATGGTCTCTTTATCTTTATATACAGAGGCCTGCCCAAATACGGAAAGATATTGGGAATCACTGTTATTCATGAAAAATAGCTGTACCCTGCGGTCTTCTTTTATTTCAAAATTCTTATTGCTGGTTCCGCTGCTGATAAACCAGAGGTTTCCGCTGTCATCAGTTTCCTGTAACGTCATGGGTCTCGAATTGACAGGAAGGGTTTCCAAATCTGTGCAGAACATACATATTTTTGCACTTTCCGACAGTTCCTTGATTTTTTTGATTGCTTCGAGATGGGTTAAATTCTGTGTTGACATAATATATTATTTTAGTGATAGGTTGTTTTAAAGGTAAATTCTATAACAGTAAGATATTAGACGCTAATAAAATCTTACGGACTAAAACATTCAAATACCTGACCAAAAGGGAATAAAATGTGGTACTATGGTTTGAAATTTTATAAAAAAGATAGAAGGTTGTACTGTTTCAATGCAAAGAGGCAGGCTTTTTTATACTTAAGTATTGTTGTATAATCTGTAGAATCAGCAACGAAAATTACTATAAATTGTGTATTGGCCCTGATTGAAAACCTGTGATTTTCTGGTGCCTTACAAGCAGCCTTGCGTTTTTCAGCCCAGGTTTCGTATTATTTTTCTTCCGTCCAATAAGTTTTATGTACATTTGATGTATGCAGCTGACGCCACCTAAACATCTGGCCCCTTTCATCAGACATTATATCTTTTTGGAAAATTCTGAAAAAGATCTCAGGAATATGAGGCTGTTTACCGATGGCAGTACCGGGCTGATCCTGTCCGGAGACATGGCTCTGTATACTCATATTTCAGGGGAAAAGATGCCTCTTTCTTTTTTTTATGGAGCTTTAAGCTCTTACAAGGATTTCTACTCTGAAGGAAAATTTTCTTTACTAGCAGTGGTATTTCAGCCCTATTTTTTAAATATTCTTCTGAAAGCTTCCGCAAAAGAAGTGAAAAATCAAATTATTTCCGTGGAAGATGTATTACAAAATAAATTAGAGCCCTTCCAGGAAAGCCTTTTTCATCAAGCGGATCCTGGGTCTGTCATCAACCGGTTAAATATTTTTTTTACAGCGTTTTTAAAAAAAGAAACAGGTTCCGGCTATGATACCATAAAAGCTGTTCAGCATTACATTCTTCAGCATAAAGGTTCAGTATCATCCAAAGCACTGGAAAAATTTACAGGATATTCTGAACGACATCTGGAAAGGAAATTTGAAAATTATATAGGGGTTTCTCCTAAAAAATACAGCAATATTATCCGGCTTCATTACTTTTTAAATATGCTCAATAGGGGAACAGGCCATGAAAATATGACGGCACTTTCTTATCGTGCAGGCTATGCTGACCAGTCTCATCTCATCAGAGAATTTAAAAATAATACAGGACTTACCCCAAAGCAGTATTTGAAAACCGAAAACAAACTGGCTGTCAATTTTATTGAGCTTTAGCCCAATGTCGGTTTTATACAATTTTTCAAAGACCTTGTGATTTAGTTTTGCTGAAAAAAAATCAATGAATATTAAAATTTCAACGGCACAATTTGAAAATAAAAGCGGCGATAAGGAGTATAATCTTTCCATTATAGAAAAATTAGCCGGTGAAGCGGCTTCCAGAGGTTCTCAGGTGATTGCTTTCCACGAATGTTCCATTACAGGATATACTTTTGCCCGGAAACTCTCCCGGGAACAGCTTCTTGATGTTGCCGAACTTATTCCTGAAGGGGAAAGCATTCAAAGGCTGCAACAGATCGCTGACCAGTATGCTATTATCATATTGGCAGGTCTTTTTGAAAAGGATGAAAACAATAATCTTTTCAAAGCCTATGTATGTGTCGATAAAACAGGGCTGAAAGCGAAATACAGAAAACTGCACCCATTCATCAATCCTCATCTTACCCCAGGAAATGCGTTTTGTGTATTTGATATTCTGGGATGGAAATGCGGAATTCTGATCTGTTATGATAACAATATTATTGAAAATGTGAGAGCGACGAGACTTCTGGGTGCAGAGATTATTTTCATGCCCCATGTTACCATGTGTACTCCTTCCACAAGACCGGGAGCCGGTTTTGTGGATCCTCAGCTTTGGGAAAACAGAGAGGCAGATCCTACGTCTTTACGGTTAGAATTTGAAGGGATGAAAGGCAGAGACTGGCTCATGAAATGGCTTCCGGCCAGAGCCTATGACAACGGCGCTTATATTGTTTTTTCCAATCCTATCGGGATGGATGATGATCAGCTGAAAAATGGATGTTCTATGATTATTGATCCTTTCGGAGATATCATTGCCGAATGCCGTTCATTTGATGACAGCTTTGAAACAGCTCTCATTATCCCCGAGAAGCTTACAGAAGCAGGAGGATACAGGTACATTAAAGCCAGAAGACCTGAATTATACAAGGATATAATAGGGCGGGAGCATTCATCGGAACAAATAGTAGTATGGCTGAATGATAAGACTGTTTAAAAAGGTTAATCCCTCTACGGACTTTATCACGGGAGGGATTACATTTTTTATTGGCTGATTGTTTTCTGGAGGTCACTCCATGCTCCGCCATTATAGACGGACCTGAAGCCTTTCTCTTTTAAAATATTTTCTGCTTTTACACTGCGGAGTCCGTGTGAACATACAGTAATATAAATTTTCTCCGGATCTAATTCTACCATTCTCTGATGGTTCCCAATGAAATAGTAACAGAACCTTGTATGTGTCCCGTTTCATATTCCTTTTCAGTTCTCACATCAAGAATAACAGCTCCTTTTTTGATCAGTTCCGGAAGTCCGTTATCTAAGATCTGGAACCGGTAAATTCTATACACAGCATACAGTATAAGGGCTATACCACAGACTATGAGGAGACTTTTCATAGCTTGCTTAAGATCTTCTTGTCAATATAAAATGTTCCGAAAGGAATGAAACAAGCCATGATCACCTTCCATGTCACCTCTTTAAATTTCCAGTTTTGTTCTACCCCAATACTCAGCGTGTTGAACAGGAAAAGCAGGAATAAAGTTCCATGAACAGGGCCAAGCAGCCTTACAAATAAAGGATTTCCCATCCAGTATTTCATCGGTACGGCGATACCTACTAAGCTTAATAGGGAAATGCCTTCCAGAATAGCCAGAATTCTCAACCGGCCAATTTTTGTTTTCAATAAATTCATCATAATTATCTGAAATAAGGTCTGTTTGCAAAAGGAGAAAAGGGCCATGGAATCGCAATGAAAATAATGATCAGTGCAATGGAAAACCAGATGCCCATCGTTTTGAATTTTTCTTTGTCTGAAAGTTTTCTTTTGGCTAAAGCGGAACCGATCGTGATGAGAATAATAGCTGCAATCATCAGTGAAATATGGATCAGCCCGAAAAATACATGTTCAAAAGATTCTTTGGCCTCATTCAGGTTTTTCCAGAAATATTGAATCACAGGGCTTTTGAAATAGAATATCATTCCTATCACCAGCTGGATGTGCGCAATAGTAGCGGTCCAATGTCTCACAGAATCATCAGTTCCTGTAAATTTTCTGTCTGAGAGATAGCCTTTGAGCGAACGGTAAACAGCATACATCAAACTTATTAAAACGAGCCATCGGGTTTGTGAATGTAAAAAAGTAAGGGTCTGATACATCGGTTATTTTCTTGAACACAGCAAAGGTATAATAAAAACATACTAATTAGTATGTTTTTGGGTAAAAAAATTATTGAAGACTTCTAAAATAAGACTTAAGTCCCTTTAAATAAACAAGATAAACTTCTTTGGAGTTTTCAAGCTTACCCAGATTTCTCACTCCCCAATACCCTGAAATAACAAAAACGCTCACTTCTCTTGCATTTGCTTCTTTTTTGATGATACCAGCTTCTTTAGCCTTTTCAATACTTTCTGTGAGAGCAGTTTCCCAATCTTTTGAAAGTTCATGTAAAGCCTCAGTAAAAGCAAGATGCCATGGTGCCATTTGTTGTACAAAATTAGAAGTAGGACAGCCGTATTCAACTTTTAAAAAGTCATTTTCCATAAGGAGATGGTACATGACCTCATAAATGCTGTCTAAAGGATTCTGATTGTTTTGAAGGGTATCAATAAAAATTTTCCTGAAGTTGGGTTTCATCAGATCACTGATAATAGCCAGCCCCATTTCATCTTTGGTTTTAAAATGATAATAGAATGCACCCTTAGTCACCTGAGTCGTTGCAATAATCTCATCAATGCTTGTGGTCTGAAAACCTTTCACATAGATCAATTCGAACGCTTTCTGGAGAATAGTAAGACGGGTAGCTTCGGATTTTTTCATTACTGTTATCGCTGTATACTGCAAAGGAACAAATTTTTCAGCAAGAAATAAAACTATTATTTTTCTGATACTTTAATACAATTTAAATAATTTTTATAATATTAAATTTCATCGGAAATTTGCATTGTCAACATCAACAAATCATAATGCGATGAATTATCAAAAAGAAATACAGATCAATACTGCGGCACAGACTGCTAAAAAGGGTCTTCCTGCAGCTTTATGGGCATTAACGATAAGTGCCTTCGGAATAGGAACTACTGAATTTGTAATCGTAGGATTGCTTCCCACAGTAGCTTCTGATCTTGGAATTACCATTCCTTCGGCAGGATTGCTGGTGAGTCTTTATGCTATCGGAGTGGCTATCGGAGCTCCCATATTAACAGCCTTAACCGGGAAAGTTCCCCGTAAGGCGCTTTTGGTTTCCATTATGCTGCTATTTGTTATCGGAAACGGATTGGCATCTATTGCTCCCGGTTTTATCACACTGGTTCTTGCGAGAATACTGACAGGGTTTGCCCATGGGGTTTATTTTTCCATAGGTTCTACCATTGCAGCATCACTGGTTCCGGAGGAAAAAAGAGCAACGGCTATTTCTATTATGTTTGCCGGGCTTACATTGGCGATCGTAACCGGAGTACCATTGGGAACCTTTATTGGACAGCATTTTGGATGGAGAGCAACTTTCATAGGGGTTTCAATTCTTGGGATTACCGGTTTGGTAGCGAGCTTAATCCTGGTTCCCAATCATTTAAAAAACGGGAAGGCCGCTTCTTTAAAAAGCCAGTTTAAAGTACTGGGGAACAGACGTCTGATCTTTGCTTTTTTAATGACTGCGATGGGATATGGAGGAACCTTTGTTGTTTTTACCTATCTGTCACCCATTTTACAGAAAATAACAGGCTTTCAGGAATCCACAGTCACTTTTATCCTGTTGATTTACGGAATTGCCATTGCACTGGGAAACCTGATTGGTGGAAAAATTGCCAATAAAAACCCGTTGAAAGCGCTTCTATGGATGTTTGCCGCACAGGGATTGGTATTGCTTGCATTTTATTTTACAGTAAGCAGCCCGGTTTTAAGTATCATTACGCTTTTCCTTTTAGGAGCACTTTCTTTTGCTACCGTTCCTGGACTTCAGCTGCTGGTCGTGCAGATTGCAGAGAAAGAGCTGCCAGGAACCGAAGATGTCGCCTCAGGGATCAATATTGCAGCATTTAATATAGGCATTGCCATTGGATCTTATGCGGGAGGAATGATTGTGACATCCTCTTTAGGGCTGGTAAGTACACCATGGATAGGAGCTTTATTTCTGTTGGTTACGGTATTGATTACAGTGTACAGTATCCGTTTGAGTAAAAAGAACTAAATTCCGGGATATATTTTTAAATAAGGTATAACTATTGATAAAGCCGGGAAGTAACAATATATTGATCCAATGAATGGAGGCTTTGCAAAGAAGCTGTCTCAAAAGTCAAAAAATTAGACCTTTGTCATTCTGAGCCTGTCGTTGAATATTTGGAAAGTAAACATGGTCCTTCACTACAATTCATTTCGTTCAGAGTTTTAGAAGACAGAACAAGAGTTTTATCTGGATGAGGAATGCAATAAGCTTTAAAAATGGCTGACGAATTGGACGATAGAAAACAAAAAGCTGAGACCAGATTAAACAAATATTTAGAACAAAAATCTCTTCAACTCTTTACAGGAAAAATAGCTGGACCGCTTAAACTAGAGTTTGAAGAATAACCAGAACCACAAAAAAACCTCTCTGATTTTAATCAAAAACTCAAGAAAGGGTTAGATTTTGATCCGAACGCATAAAATAAATCCCCAACGTAAGAAGGGGATTTATATTTAATTGTAGATAAATATATTACTTATTAATTATTTTTTTTAATTCTTCTTCATTTGATAAGCCTGTCGAAGAAGACAATATCTTCATATTATTATCTATTAAAGCAGTATAAGGAATTGCTGAATTAAATTTAAACAATATCTGCAGATCATTATATGCATCACTTTTACTGTTGATAAAAAACTGTTTCCATGGCATTTTTTCCTCCAAAAGAGCTTTTTTCCATGCATTTTTGTCATCATCTATGGATATTGAAATAAATTCTATCTCTTTTCCCTTTTCACCATATACTTTTTTAAGCATAGGTATTTCCATTCTGCAAGGACCGCACCAGCTTGCCCAAAAAACAAGAAGATGTTTTTTGTAATTTGGATCCACTACAGCAACTTTCTTCCCTTCTGTGTTTTCTAATTGAGGGACTTTTATTTTTTCAACTTCTTTTGCTCTATTATTATATTCTAAGAGTTTTTTGTATGGTTTACTCCGCTTTACCTCATCATCAAACAATTTTAGAAAATCATCTGTTTGTTGAGTGTTAAAAACAGTTTTATTACCAATAATATTGTATAGAATATGATAGGAATAAGGATATTTTTTGAGTTTTTCTTTTATCGTATTTATATTATTAGGACTACTATTTGTAAAAATAACATCACCAGTATTAAACAATGCTTCTGTCTGCTTTCCTGCTTGTATTTTGGGACTATTTATAAAAATGACATCCGGAGGTAACGTCATATTTACAGGAGTATATTCTTCCAAATTTCCTTTTATTGTTATTAAAGGGTCAGACATAAAAGTAGGAGATCCCCATTGAGGAACGCTGGTAAGAAAGCCAAAAACCCTCTGGATCTTTTTTTTATCTCTGTGAAATATTCCAATGTAAACAGGCAATTTTTCTTCAGCTTTATAATTTATCTCAAAGTGACCTTTTGATGTTTCTACACTGTCTATCTTGTCAAGCATAGTCCCTTTCCATAAATATAAAGTCCCGTCAGGAAGATTGGGAATATCCCCAACGATCCTTACGGTTTGTTTATCACTGCATGAATAGGCAAATACTAATAAAAATAAAAGATGCAGAAATTTGTTTTTTTTATTTTTCCTTACTTTCATATTTATTTAGCTTAAATCAGTACTTAAACCTGTATTACCACACCAGAACAACGACTTACACCACCTTAGAAGTAATCACATGATTGTTTCCCATGCCTGTATCACAATAATAACTTCCTCCATTGGTTACTTCGTTTGAAGAAGTTATATTCATAACAAAAGCACACTTGCCCGGATAAGTTATCCATGATCCATTAGGTTGTTGAACGGCTACTGCGCAAGGATCACCTACATTACCACCAGATACATTTTTCAACTCATTTCTCGAAAGTTTTATGAAATTTTTCATAATAAATGTTTTTTAATGAGTAATAAATGTAAAAATATAAATCAATCACAAAGGAAAAATTTTATTATGTTAATTAATGTAAATATATATAGTTCCCTAAATTTAATACAAAGAAATCGACCCGTTCATCCGATTAAATGTACAGCTTCGCTAAACAGATCTATCCACTATACTTACTTAAAATTTATAAGAGTAATTCTATGCGGTTAAAATCAAAATAACTTTTTCTAAACCTCATAGATGGCAGCCTCTGTAAAAACAAAGAACTTACTCTTCTTAGGCAGGTTTTTCGTGTCCAGGCCTGTAAATTCACTGAAAGCTGGTAATAATAATTGATTGCTGCTGACAGCAAAGCAGGGAAGCCTGATATTCTTTACGGCAGAATTCAGCACAATTCCGGGGTGAATATGTCCTGTAATCTGGAATCCTGATCTGGACGGATTAAAATCGTGAATGAAAATAAAACCAGTTATTTCAAGCCACTCAGCTTTGTGATTAAAGCATAATTTTTTCTCCAGAACTTCAGATATCCGGTCATGATTTCCTTCAATAAGATAAAACTGTATATCAGGATATTGGCTTTTCCATGTGCAGAACTCATCTACATCAGAATTGTCTCCTGCGTGAAGAAGATCTCCAACCACCACAAATTTTTCAGGCTGAAAGAATTCAATCAGCGCCGATAATCTTTCCAGGTCGCTCTTCATAATATGATTGGCCAGTGCTATCCCATTTTTCCGGAAATGGGCTGTCTTTCCGATATGAAGGTCAGAAAGAATCAATGCTTTTTCTTTTTCCCAGAAAACGGCTCGCTGGTTGGTTAAAATGAAAGTTTCATTTTGAATGTAAATATTTTTTGTGGCTATCAACACCTTTAATAATTATGAAAGTTGGTTATTTAAAAATCAGGGAATAACTTATTCTCACTGGTTTCCAGATGAATATTTTGTATCAGTAAATTAGTTTTCCCTTTTGCTCACATGAAAGTATTCGTCAAAAATATAAGTCAGCGGAACTCCTGTCGCAATTTCCCGTTCCAGGATCTCTTCAGGGGATAGGTGCTCAAGGTACATCACCAGTGAGCGGAGGCTGTTTCCATGGGCAACAATCAGTACGTTTTCTCCCTTTTTCAGCAGCGGTGCAATTTTACTTTCAAAATAAGGAATTACCCGGTTATAAGTATCTTTAAGACTTTCGCCTCCCGGAGGAACTATATCATATGATCTGCGCCAGGTATAAACCTGTTCATCTCCATATTTTTGGGCCGTTTCAGCTTTGTTGAGCCCTTCAAGACTTCCGTAAGAACGTTCATTGAGTGCCTTGTCTATAATAATCGGGGTATTGGGTTTTCCCATTTCACTGAGAATAATTTTGAGCGTATGCTGGGCCCTGATCAGGGCAGAGGTAAAAGCAATATCTATTTTTTCTTTTTTTAAAGCAGTGCCTGTTTTTTTGGCTTCTTCAATACCTGCCTCAGTAATATCGATATCCTGCCAGCCTGTAAATCTGTTTTCCAGATTCCAGAGTGACTGTCCGTGGCGGACTAAGAACAATTTTGCCATTATGTAAACTTTATTTTATTCTTCAGAGAAGATACTCTAAGGTACGCCGATTATTAAACTTATCAAAGGAATTCACATGATATTTAACCCTAAAAAGTTATATTTTTTTGAAATTTTTTTTTGAAAACCTCCGGCTTTTACATGTATCCCGATGAAAGACTGGTTTGAAGATTCATAAAAGCTTTTACAGCTTCAGCATTCTCTTAATTCTCGCATCCAGTCCTTCACTGGAAAGCGTTTGTCTCAGACTGTCCACTTTGATCGGAAAGCTTAATGGAGTGAAAGAACGGGAATGTTTTAAAATAATGTTGGACTGTTCAATTCTTTTAAATGCTTTCACGAGGCGCTGTTCCTGCAGCTGTATATTAAAAACCTCGGTATAGGCCTGTTTGATAAGAAAATGACTGGGATCATAGTCTTCCAGTACTTTAAAAATAAGCCCGGCTGAACTTTGTAAAGATTTATTGGAGCGCTGCTTCCCCGCATAGTTTTGAATCACCATTCCTGAAATCACTGCGATGTCACGGAATTTCCTTCTGGCCATTTCTGCAGAATTAATGCTGGCAATCACATCTGTCATCAGATTATCCCGTGTTAAAATTTGATGTAGATTTTCTTCATTCAATGGAATTTCTTTATCACTGAACAGTTCAAATCCATAGTCATTCATAGCCATTGAAAAGGAAATAGGGGCCAGCTTTGAAATGCGGTAGGCAATTAATGCTGCCATTACTTCATGCACTAAACGGCCTTCAAAAGGATACATAAACAAATGATAGCCTTCCCGGTTTTTGATCAGCTCGACCAAAAATTCGTCTTCTTTGGGAATATGAGAGTTTTTTTCCTGATTCACGAGCAGCGGATGCAGAAATTTCAACTCTTTTTCGGAAGCTTTGGGGCTTAAGGCGTGGGATAGCTTTTCTCTTAAAAAGTAGCCCAGATCCGAACTTAAAGGCAGTCTTCCGCCCAGGTAGCTGGGAACCAACGCTTTTCCTTTTGCTGATCTGACATACACGGTCATATCTTTGATCATCGCGACCTCCAATGTACGCCCGGCCAGAATAAATTTTTCTTCCTTTTTAAGTTTTGAAATAAAATATTCTTCAATCATTCCGACATATCCGCCGGAAATAAACTT contains:
- a CDS encoding TlpA disulfide reductase family protein translates to MKVRKNKKNKFLHLLFLLVFAYSCSDKQTVRIVGDIPNLPDGTLYLWKGTMLDKIDSVETSKGHFEINYKAEEKLPVYIGIFHRDKKKIQRVFGFLTSVPQWGSPTFMSDPLITIKGNLEEYTPVNMTLPPDVIFINSPKIQAGKQTEALFNTGDVIFTNSSPNNINTIKEKLKKYPYSYHILYNIIGNKTVFNTQQTDDFLKLFDDEVKRSKPYKKLLEYNNRAKEVEKIKVPQLENTEGKKVAVVDPNYKKHLLVFWASWCGPCRMEIPMLKKVYGEKGKEIEFISISIDDDKNAWKKALLEEKMPWKQFFINSKSDAYNDLQILFKFNSAIPYTALIDNNMKILSSSTGLSNEEELKKIINK
- a CDS encoding pyridoxamine 5'-phosphate oxidase family protein gives rise to the protein MSTQNLTHLEAIKKIKELSESAKICMFCTDLETLPVNSRPMTLQETDDSGNLWFISSGTSNKNFEIKEDRRVQLFFMNNSDSQYLSVFGQASVYKDKETIEEKWSPLAKAWFDGKDDPNVTIIRVEPKETYYWDTKAGKLVSLFSFVAAAITGNKTDNSDGVEGNAVI
- a CDS encoding helix-turn-helix domain-containing protein, which encodes MQLTPPKHLAPFIRHYIFLENSEKDLRNMRLFTDGSTGLILSGDMALYTHISGEKMPLSFFYGALSSYKDFYSEGKFSLLAVVFQPYFLNILLKASAKEVKNQIISVEDVLQNKLEPFQESLFHQADPGSVINRLNIFFTAFLKKETGSGYDTIKAVQHYILQHKGSVSSKALEKFTGYSERHLERKFENYIGVSPKKYSNIIRLHYFLNMLNRGTGHENMTALSYRAGYADQSHLIREFKNNTGLTPKQYLKTENKLAVNFIEL
- a CDS encoding nitrilase family protein, coding for MNIKISTAQFENKSGDKEYNLSIIEKLAGEAASRGSQVIAFHECSITGYTFARKLSREQLLDVAELIPEGESIQRLQQIADQYAIIILAGLFEKDENNNLFKAYVCVDKTGLKAKYRKLHPFINPHLTPGNAFCVFDILGWKCGILICYDNNIIENVRATRLLGAEIIFMPHVTMCTPSTRPGAGFVDPQLWENREADPTSLRLEFEGMKGRDWLMKWLPARAYDNGAYIVFSNPIGMDDDQLKNGCSMIIDPFGDIIAECRSFDDSFETALIIPEKLTEAGGYRYIKARRPELYKDIIGREHSSEQIVVWLNDKTV
- a CDS encoding 2,3-bisphosphoglycerate-dependent phosphoglycerate mutase, coding for MAKLFLVRHGQSLWNLENRFTGWQDIDITEAGIEEAKKTGTALKKEKIDIAFTSALIRAQHTLKIILSEMGKPNTPIIIDKALNERSYGSLEGLNKAETAQKYGDEQVYTWRRSYDIVPPGGESLKDTYNRVIPYFESKIAPLLKKGENVLIVAHGNSLRSLVMYLEHLSPEEILEREIATGVPLTYIFDEYFHVSKREN
- a CDS encoding DUF3817 domain-containing protein; this encodes MMNLLKTKIGRLRILAILEGISLLSLVGIAVPMKYWMGNPLFVRLLGPVHGTLFLLFLFNTLSIGVEQNWKFKEVTWKVIMACFIPFGTFYIDKKILSKL
- a CDS encoding TetR/AcrR family transcriptional regulator; the protein is MKKSEATRLTILQKAFELIYVKGFQTTSIDEIIATTQVTKGAFYYHFKTKDEMGLAIISDLMKPNFRKIFIDTLQNNQNPLDSIYEVMYHLLMENDFLKVEYGCPTSNFVQQMAPWHLAFTEALHELSKDWETALTESIEKAKEAGIIKKEANAREVSVFVISGYWGVRNLGKLENSKEVYLVYLKGLKSYFRSLQ
- a CDS encoding rhodanese-like domain-containing protein, whose translation is MKSLLIVCGIALILYAVYRIYRFQILDNGLPELIKKGAVILDVRTEKEYETGHIQGSVTISLGTIREW
- the pdeM gene encoding ligase-associated DNA damage response endonuclease PdeM; its protein translation is MLIATKNIYIQNETFILTNQRAVFWEKEKALILSDLHIGKTAHFRKNGIALANHIMKSDLERLSALIEFFQPEKFVVVGDLLHAGDNSDVDEFCTWKSQYPDIQFYLIEGNHDRISEVLEKKLCFNHKAEWLEITGFIFIHDFNPSRSGFQITGHIHPGIVLNSAVKNIRLPCFAVSSNQLLLPAFSEFTGLDTKNLPKKSKFFVFTEAAIYEV
- a CDS encoding MFS transporter; this translates as MNYQKEIQINTAAQTAKKGLPAALWALTISAFGIGTTEFVIVGLLPTVASDLGITIPSAGLLVSLYAIGVAIGAPILTALTGKVPRKALLVSIMLLFVIGNGLASIAPGFITLVLARILTGFAHGVYFSIGSTIAASLVPEEKRATAISIMFAGLTLAIVTGVPLGTFIGQHFGWRATFIGVSILGITGLVASLILVPNHLKNGKAASLKSQFKVLGNRRLIFAFLMTAMGYGGTFVVFTYLSPILQKITGFQESTVTFILLIYGIAIALGNLIGGKIANKNPLKALLWMFAAQGLVLLAFYFTVSSPVLSIITLFLLGALSFATVPGLQLLVVQIAEKELPGTEDVASGINIAAFNIGIAIGSYAGGMIVTSSLGLVSTPWIGALFLLVTVLITVYSIRLSKKN
- a CDS encoding rhodanese-like domain-containing protein; the protein is MVELDPEKIYITVCSHGLRSVKAENILKEKGFRSVYNGGAWSDLQKTISQ